The sequence below is a genomic window from Phenylobacterium koreense.
TCGGCGTGGACGTCCTGCAGAGCGACGCCCTGCGCGAAGGCATCAAGTCCTTCACCGATTGGCCGACCATTCCGCAGCTCTACGTGAAGGGCGAGTTCGTCGGCGGCGCCGACATCGTGCGCGAGATGTTCCAATCGGGCGAACTGAAGACGTTCCTCACCGAGCAAGGCGTCCTGGCGGCGTGAGCCGCCTGCTGGAGCCGCCGCCCGGCCGTCAGGTCTTCACACTGAACTTCACGCCGGTTCCCTCGGATATCGACGAGAATGGGCACGTGAACAACGTGGTCTATGTCCGCTGGATTCAGGACATGGCCACGTCTCACTGGCATGCGCGCCAACTCGCGGAAGAACAGGCCAGGTGGGCCTGGATCGTGCTGCGGCACGAGATCGACTATCGCCGCGCGCTGATGCCGGGAGAGACCGCCACCGCGCGGACCTGGGTCGCCGACGCTCCCGAGGGTCCCAGGTTCGACCGCTTCGTGCGGATCGACGGCCCTGACGGCGCCATGTGCGCCCAGGCGCGAACCGTCTGGTGCATGATCGACCAGGCGAGCGGCCGACCCAGGCGCGTGACGCCCGACATCGTCGCACGGTTCGTGTGACGGGGCCCTGGCCGGCCCCAGCTCTGATCTAGAGGCTCGGCCCTCAGACTCGTGGCAGGCTGCGCCGGCATGGCGAGCGCAAAACCCCCCGGCACGGCCGGCGCCCTGGAGGCGAGCGACCTGAGGAGCCGATTGATCGGCCCCTTTTCGTTCACTTGGCCGCTGGGCGAGTGCGTGGCGATCGAGGGGGAGTCCGGTGCTGGCAAGAGCCTCTTCCTCCGACTGCTCGCCGATCTCGATCCCAATCAAGGCGTCGTGCGTCTTTGCGGCGCGGTCCGCAACGAAATGACCGCCACGGCGTGGCGACGGCTCGCGCCCTACGTCCCAGCCGAGCCCGGATGGTGGGATGACCAGGTCGAGGCGCACTTCGCGGTCGAGGACCGCGACCGCCTCGCCGCGCTGGCCGATGCGC
It includes:
- the grxD gene encoding Grx4 family monothiol glutaredoxin; protein product: MTDTAPANPVHDFIAKAVADNPVVLFMKGVPDEPRCGFSSSVVQILDHLGADFVGVDVLQSDALREGIKSFTDWPTIPQLYVKGEFVGGADIVREMFQSGELKTFLTEQGVLAA
- a CDS encoding acyl-CoA thioesterase; protein product: MSRLLEPPPGRQVFTLNFTPVPSDIDENGHVNNVVYVRWIQDMATSHWHARQLAEEQARWAWIVLRHEIDYRRALMPGETATARTWVADAPEGPRFDRFVRIDGPDGAMCAQARTVWCMIDQASGRPRRVTPDIVARFV
- a CDS encoding ABC transporter ATP-binding protein, translating into MASAKPPGTAGALEASDLRSRLIGPFSFTWPLGECVAIEGESGAGKSLFLRLLADLDPNQGVVRLCGAVRNEMTATAWRRLAPYVPAEPGWWDDQVEAHFAVEDRDRLAALADALGLPHDRCAGPVARLSTGERQRLALIRGLLLESPLLLLDEPTGPLDPDATHRVETLLRARAENGMLVVMATHDPGQAERLGARRFRMHAGKLEPFS